In one window of Henckelia pumila isolate YLH828 chromosome 1, ASM3356847v2, whole genome shotgun sequence DNA:
- the LOC140873926 gene encoding uncharacterized protein, producing MEQQSSISEFESDSSAKPSSSSASPSLEDILKLLRGQTDSQRMAGLFLVTKFCNTDDRQHTILEIYRALDPTFLRRLLLTGMGKGAAAARCDDANRDTYLRLSVTVLSAFARASEIAATREMLAKVPLFLEILSEGSNSSIFEECYEFLLLVSTAHEDGAITLFKSGGMNVLASQMPTLQDGSHAMELAMRLVQLMISKLPGETLYVECPHELTKMVTTIAKQFAVLHNALKFEALHLLSNILSSNYSVALHGVLQSMVVDNWSTYLRAGVVAVLQNRVAPEEKLQALVLAESVISIIGEDWLIGPITLPPEKNSSRVDLCIMLVLASSRVEIDVLLNELAYLKYEADKNSSTNAETFLVKLRNLGVAFALVERIIKLVAKFGESEEFNSNLVNVPRILGGLSETVSVVLDYLQDAKEHEHKKGDDLLASVRVVGSYLAEVPDVYGNKVGQLLGYMLSVEGDDEASPSYSICFLLPMLCQMTMRSEGCKMVASAGAFRPVIGHLISLIDSCSCNIEDDRTIFLACDTILNFLLKRKELDCSLDDPSYVQLLLALSHWTENMTDPSAMMMASTICALILDSTSEEALLQHPNFSIDNLISLSLLMKRSLATNVTDSMFGNDDPEADLHEIIASCYSSWADRFPHIKGVVER from the exons ATGGAACAACAAAGTTCAATCTCTGAATTTGAATCGGATTCTTCCGCGAAACCCTCTTCCTCTTCGGCTTCTCCTTCGTTGGAAGATATCTTGAAGCTTTTGAGGGGTCAGACGGATTCCCAACGCATGGCTGGCCTCTTTTTGGTCACCAAATTCTGCAACACCGACGACCGTCAGCATACCATCCTCGAAATCTACCGCGCTCTGGACCCCACTTTCCTTCGCCGGCTCTTGCTCACAGGTATGGGGAAAGGGGCTGCTGCCGCTCGGTGTGATGATGCTAATCGTGACACCTACTTGCGGTTGTCTGTGACCGTGCTTTCTGCCTTTGCTAGGGCTTCCGAGATTGCCGCTACTCGGGAAATGCTAGCAAAAGTTCCCCTCTTTTTGGAGATTTTATCAGAAGG ATCTAATTCATCTATCTTTGAAGAGTGCTACGAGTTTCTATTATTAGTGTCTACTGCTCATGAAGATGGAGCCATAACCTTGTTTAAATCGGGAGGAATGAATGTTCTGGCTTCTCAAATGCCTACTTTACAAGATG GTTCTCATGCTATGGAGCTTGCGATGAGACTTGTGCAGTTGATGATCAGTAAGCTGCCTGGGGAAACACTTTATGTTGAGTGTCCACATGAGCTAACAAAAATG GTGACTACAATCGCAAAGCAATTTGCTGTGCTGCACAATGCTTTAAAATTTGAGGCACTTCACCTCCTCTCTAATATTTTGTCGTCAAATTATTCG GTTGCACTTCATGGTGTACTTCAGTCCATGGTGGTAGATAATTGGTCAACTTACTTGCGTGCTGGTGTTGTGGCTGTTTTGCAGAATCGAGTTG CTCCTGAAGAGAAGCTTCAGGCTCTTGTTCTAGCTGAGAGTGTCATATCCATTATCGGCGAGGATTGGCTGATTGGACCGATTACCTTACCTCCTGAAAAAAACTCTTCTCGTGTAGATCT GTGTATAATGCTTGTGCTAGCGTCATCTAGAGTTGAAATCGATGTTCTTTTAAATGAGCTAGCATACTTAAAATATGAAGCCGACAAGAATTCTTCTACGAATGCTGAAACCTTTCTGGTGAAGCTAAGGAATCTTGGTGTTGCCTTTGCTTTGGTTGAAAGGATAATTAAGCTTGTCGCAAAATTTGGTGAAAGTGAAG aattcAATTCTAATTTGGTCAATGTCCCCCGAATCCTTGGTGGTCTGAGTGAGACCGTAAGTGTGGTTCTTGATTATCTGCAGGATGCAAAG GAACATGAGCATAAAAAAGGGGATGATCTTTTAGCTTCAGTCAGAGTAGTTGGGAG CTATCTCGCAGAAGTACCCGATGTATATGGAAACAAAGTCGGGCAGCTTCTTGGTTACATGCTTTCAGTTGAAGGGGACGATGAGGCTAG CCCCTCTTATTCCATTTGTTTTCTGCTCCCGATGCTGTGCCAAATGACCATGAGGAGTGAGGGATGTAAAATGGTTGCCTCTGCTGGGGCTTTCAGACCG GTTATTGGGCACCTTATTTCTTTGATTGATTCTTGTAGTTGTAACATTGAGGATGATAGGACCATATTCTTGGCATGCGACACCATTTTGAATTTTCTATTAAAG AGAAAGGAACTTGACTGCTCCTTGGATGATCCTAGTTATGTCCAGCTTTTGCTAGCATTGTCCCACTGGACAG AGAACATGACTGACCCATCCGCTATGATGATGGCATCTACCATTTGCGCGCTAATACTTGATTCAACTTCTGAGGAAGCTCTTCTACAGCATCCGAATTTCAGCATTGACAATCTGATTAGTCTGTCGCTGCTTATGAAGAGAAGCTTGGCTACAAATGTAACG GACTCGATGTTTGGAAACGACGATCCGGAGGCTGATCTTCATGAGATAATTGCTTCAT GCTATTCTAGTTGGGCAGATCGGTTTCCTCACATCAAAGGAGTGGTGGAGAGATGA
- the LOC140873931 gene encoding uncharacterized protein isoform X1 codes for MFLGAIGGMPFSQPLISSIDCLLGSLNSKPLYKISFNFSPTRIYFLISHSKSLDVPRLSMSIPITAINLNPGLLDVSYLDILQIRKVTNVTLQHKKSFTPRWMLHYPLFIPTLRFRGEISAEPKTWDPISPSISYLEPAAIIQNEPELPSSPVATEPSSDPVTSELPASSGPHPTQPIQVYSRRKNHQQNIQGPTLTHTVQDSSKLPNSGNLENNTPVLENYLDDRPIALRKRVRSCTQHPIGNFVSLERFSPTYCAFLSNLDQVQIPSTIDEALNDPKWKAVVFDEIRALENNTWEIYDLPPGKKTVGCKWIFTVEHKSGGSIERFKARLVAKGYTQSYGIDYQETFAPVARLTANLDWPLHQLDVKNAFLNGNLEEEVYMDIPSGFASAGTNNKVC; via the coding sequence ATGTTCCTAGGTGCTATTGGGGGGATGCCATTCTCACAGCCACTTATCTCATCAATAGATTGTCTTCTAGGATCCTTAAATTCCAAACCCCTGTACaaaatttccttcaatttttccccAACTCGCATCTACTTTCTGATATCCCACTCAAAGTCTTTGGATGTACCTCGTTTGTCCATGTCCATTCCCATAACCGCAATAAACTTGAACCCCGGGCTATTAGATGTATCTTACTTGGATATTCTCCAAATCAGAAAGGTTACAAATGTTACTCTCCAACACAAAAAAAGTTTTACACCTCGATGGATGTTGCATTACCCCCTTTTTATCCCAACTCTTCGCTTCAGGGGAGAAATCAGTGCAGAACCGAAAACTTGGGATCCCATTTCACCATCCATATCTTATCTCGAGCCAGCTGCCATAATCCAAAATGAACCCGAGCTGCCTTCTTCTCCAGTAGCTACTGAGCCATCTTCTGACCCAGTAACCAGTGAGCTACCAGCCTCTAGTGGTCCACATCCCACTCAACCAATTCAGGTGTACTCTCGAAGGAAAAATCATCAACAGAATATCCAAGGTCCAACACTAACTCATACTGTCCAAGACTCTTCCAAGCTGCCAAACTCAGGTAACCTTGAAAACAATACTCCTGTGTTGGAAAATTATTTGGATGATAGGCCCATTGCTCTAAGAAAAAGGGTTAGAAGTTGCACTCAACACCCCATTGGGAATTTTGTCTCACTTGAACGTTTTTCTCCAACATATTGTGCATTTCTTTCAAATTTAGACCAGGTACAGATTCCATCCACTATTGATGAAGCTTTGAATGACCCAAAATGGAAAGCTGTTGTGTTTGACGAGATAAGGGCTCTCGAAAACAATACATGGGAAATTTATGATCTTCCACCAGGAAAGAAAACAGTTGGTTGCAAATGGATCTTCACGGTCGAACACAAGTCTGGTGGAAGTATAGAAAGGTTCAAAGCACGACTTGTAGCCAAAGGGTATACGCAATCATATGGTATTGACTACCAAGAAACGTTTGCTCCAGTAGCGAGACTCACTGCCAACTTAGATTGGCCATTGCACCAACTTGATGTGAAAAacgcattccttaatggaaatcTTGAAGAAGAGGTATACATGGACATTCCTTCTGGTTTTGCATCAGCTGGCACAAacaataaagtgtgctga
- the LOC140873931 gene encoding uncharacterized protein isoform X2: MLGPSAGVSAADTSALTVHKSPLPVFDDSSTGCSSQPFNNNEKFKQGRPWCPKCRKPNHTLDPCWRIHGKPPDWKPARERRANAAVMEDQSHDSQPFTKKQLNVLQKLFCLNNSAPSSSLVSTGTVAHRGFGIGRTIGSADLCAGLYLLKMNTSKRTLTTTNSYNPSFSYSVLTSNSNKDSEILI, encoded by the exons ATGTTGGGACCTTCGGCTGGTGTTTCCGCTGCAGACACATCCGCCCTCACTGTCCATAAGTCTCCGCTGCCGGTTTTTGATGATTCGAGTACTGGATGCTCGTCACAGCCCTTTAACAACAATGAGAAATTCAAGCAAGGACGCCCTTGGTGTCCAAAATGCCGAAAGCCCAATCACACATTGGATCCTTGTTGGAGAATTCATGGGAAGCCCCCTGATTGGAAACCAGCTCGAGAAAGAAGAGCAAATGCTGCAGTAATGGAAGATCAATCCCATGATTCCCAGCCTTTCACAAAAAAACAACTCAATGTACTCCAAAAACTGTTCTGCCTGAATAATTCTGCGCCATCTTCTTCACTGGTCAGCACTGGTACTGTTGCACATCGAG GATTTGGCATCGGGAGGACGATTGGCAGTGCTGACCTATGTGCAGGATTGTATCTTCTGAAGATGAACACTTCCAAGAGAACCCTGACCACCACCAATTCCTACAATCCTTCATTTTCTTATTCTGTTTTGACTTCAAATTCAAATAAGGATAGTGAAATTTTGATTTGA